One Bacillota bacterium genomic window, TTCGGCTAGAGCAGAATTTACCATTTCTCCCTTAATGAGCATCAATAGTACTTGTTCTTTCATAAATGGTAATTGCTCATTAAGTTTTGCCAGAAGTTTTTTATTTTTGTCTATAGTGTCTTTTATTAAATTATCAATATATTCCATTTCATTAATTCGTTTTTGATTTATTCTTCTATCTGCTACATCAAAAAAGTTATCTATAATTTTCTTTATAGGTTTATAGTTCCTAGACGCCATAATTGAAGCTATAAATATACCAAATAAAATAATAAATACAAATATAAGGTAAATATGTAGGTTTGTCTTCCACCTTTCTCCTATATTTTTGTTAGAATATACTATAACATAATCTAGTTCCGCCAACTCCGATTTAACATTAATAACAAAATTATTTTTATCATTATATACGCTGTCATTTCCTCTCCATATCATATCTAATACACCACTATCAATTAAACCCTCAGATCCGTTAAGATAAACAATATCTTTATTCTTATTAAAGATATAAAAACAAAAATCATTCTCATTTTTCAAACCTAATACTTTATTAATTCTATCTTGTCTAAGAACAAAAGTCATTGTACCATATGGATTATTTTGGCCAATAGGTAATGAATATACAATAACAATCAAAGGCGTTTTAATTTGGTTATCATCTGAAGACTGGTTTATCCTTTTTATTAAAATACCTTTTGTATTGCTCATAAGCTCCATAAAATAAGCCTTCTCACTCTCTGAAAACGAGAAGTCCGAGCCAAACATTGTATAAATTGACATAACACCCCTAGAACAGTAAACCCTATTATCATCTTTAAAGTATAAATATATTTCATTTATAATACTGCTTTCCGCAATATACCTACTTAAAGTATTTGAAGCATTTTTAGACTGGTAGTCATTTTGTTTTATTACAGACATACTCATTAGTGCATCGAAAGCTATTCTTAATGCAATACTATTTATTATTTTATACTCGCTTTCAAATGTATTTATTAAATGGTTAGCATTAATTTTCCTGTAATTTGTAATTTCTTCCCAGTAGCTTTTGTTTAAATTATTATATAAAAGACCACCAAGTATTATAATAGGAATTGCCAAGATACTTATATAAGAAAACAAATATTTATAAAAAAGAGGTGATTTTGTATTTTTAAACATAATACCACCTTTTGAAAAATGTTACAATAAGAATCGCTTATTAAACTGCTACATATTATTTTATCATTATTTAAAATATTCTTCAATAAATTTAGAAGATTTCCATACATTAACAACTTTGTATTACAGCATATGGAAAAATATTTTTTATTCTCCATATGCTGTAATACTTAAGGTTTACCTGTTATATCTATCAAATGCCGCCTGTTGTATTTCAATGAATTTATTAAGTTTCAGTTGGTTATATAGTACATTCACGTAGTTATCCCAATTATCAAACGATTCTTCCCCAACTACAAATTTAGCCTGCATTTCACTTACATATTTGTGAATGTCTGTTCCTAATATACTTAATTGATCAGCTTCTTCCTTGGTATATCTAATATTTAAAGGGAAA contains:
- a CDS encoding AraC family transcriptional regulator, which encodes MFKNTKSPLFYKYLFSYISILAIPIIILGGLLYNNLNKSYWEEITNYRKINANHLINTFESEYKIINSIALRIAFDALMSMSVIKQNDYQSKNASNTLSRYIAESSIINEIYLYFKDDNRVYCSRGVMSIYTMFGSDFSFSESEKAYFMELMSNTKGILIKRINQSSDDNQIKTPLIVIVYSLPIGQNNPYGTMTFVLRQDRINKVLGLKNENDFCFYIFNKNKDIVYLNGSEGLIDSGVLDMIWRGNDSVYNDKNNFVINVKSELAELDYVIVYSNKNIGERWKTNLHIYLIFVFIILFGIFIASIMASRNYKPIKKIIDNFFDVADRRINQKRINEMEYIDNLIKDTIDKNKKLLAKLNEQLPFMKEQVLLMLIKGEMVNSALAESLMNSCGISFDYNYFQVMIISFFNYSRSEIVSGRVSNIIKMMLSEYNPKVNYYIIELLRGDRVIILNGNRDELEKDKVKYISEKIQHTLKMQLKIKTNIGIGSITNSLEYVSVSFEEAQYALDYKLITGYGNVIFYVDCVKESNNVFWYPMEEMMNFSNFIKQGDAKAAIECMNSIFKNIKSRNVPIGIGKSIGYDIINTVIRIINEYNISGYKEEIENISEYETIEELENGLTSSIGKICGYFNEYKSNKNKKLKVELVKYINENFKNPLISLELIAEEFGLTEKYLSKFFYQNTGYRFADYIKRLRIDYAKKLLVETDKTVKEIVELSGYTDPSSFIRTFSYLEGVTPGRYRELNRA